A stretch of the Streptomyces venezuelae genome encodes the following:
- a CDS encoding haloalkane dehalogenase, with amino-acid sequence MLIDFVPDRDLYPFESRWFDSSAGRVHYIDEGTGPTILFCHGAPAWSFLYRHIVKDLRDRYRCVAVDYLGFGLSERPAGFGYTIAEHTTVLGELIDHLRLDGFVLMGHDWGGPIGLGAVTARADRVRGIVLGNTVFWPIEAVAKRAFSVIMGSRPMQRRILEQNFLVERVLLAELGRKLTGAEADHYRAVQPTAEARRGLAVTPWEIRAARPLLDQLARDVPAQLGDKPTLLVWGMQDMVFRPNTSIPRMRASFTDLDIVELPHARHFIQEHAPDAITAAIAKRFP; translated from the coding sequence ATGCTGATCGACTTCGTTCCCGACAGGGATCTTTACCCTTTTGAGTCGCGTTGGTTCGACTCGTCCGCCGGCAGGGTTCACTACATCGACGAAGGGACCGGACCAACGATCCTGTTCTGTCACGGCGCTCCGGCATGGAGTTTCCTCTACCGCCACATCGTGAAGGACCTGCGAGACCGGTATCGGTGTGTCGCCGTCGACTACCTGGGTTTCGGATTGTCCGAACGCCCCGCGGGTTTCGGCTACACCATAGCCGAGCACACCACGGTCCTCGGCGAGCTGATCGATCACCTGCGGCTCGACGGCTTCGTTCTGATGGGACACGATTGGGGCGGACCCATCGGGCTGGGCGCGGTCACCGCGCGCGCGGACCGGGTGAGGGGGATCGTGCTGGGCAACACCGTGTTCTGGCCGATCGAAGCGGTGGCGAAGCGGGCTTTCAGCGTGATCATGGGTAGCCGTCCGATGCAGCGGAGGATTCTCGAACAGAACTTCCTCGTTGAGCGCGTCCTTCTCGCCGAACTGGGGCGCAAGCTCACCGGCGCCGAGGCGGACCACTACCGCGCGGTGCAGCCCACCGCGGAGGCCCGACGCGGACTTGCCGTGACGCCCTGGGAAATTCGCGCCGCGCGCCCGCTGCTGGACCAGCTGGCCCGAGACGTGCCCGCCCAGCTCGGCGACAAGCCGACCCTGTTGGTGTGGGGAATGCAGGACATGGTGTTCCGTCCGAACACCTCAATCCCTCGGATGCGGGCCTCCTTCACCGATCTGGACATAGTCGAGCTGCCGCACGCGCGGCATTTCATTCAGGAACACGCGCCGGACGCGATCACGGCCGCGATCGCGAAGCGATTCCCGTAA
- a CDS encoding nuclear transport factor 2 family protein gives MSPNIIQNAFQALAGNDPDRISAVLTEDAEWLSPPGNATAVALGGINHMVGREAIVRFFAQDFPRLYARDVAVTFRGVHVDGEHVAVEAAMTATLANGNHYSNDYCFVIELRDGLIHRVREYVDTARGLRMVFGEVPR, from the coding sequence ATGAGCCCAAACATCATCCAGAACGCTTTCCAGGCGCTCGCCGGCAACGACCCGGACCGGATCTCCGCGGTCCTCACCGAGGACGCCGAATGGCTGTCGCCCCCTGGGAACGCCACTGCCGTCGCACTTGGGGGGATCAACCACATGGTGGGCAGAGAGGCGATCGTGCGCTTCTTCGCCCAGGACTTCCCCCGCTTGTACGCGCGTGACGTCGCGGTCACATTCCGCGGGGTTCACGTCGACGGCGAGCATGTGGCGGTGGAGGCGGCCATGACGGCGACGCTCGCCAACGGCAACCACTACAGCAACGACTACTGCTTCGTCATCGAGCTCCGGGACGGACTGATCCACCGTGTCCGCGAGTACGTGGACACAGCCCGCGGTCTCCGCATGGTCTTCGGTGAAGTTCCACGATAA
- a CDS encoding nuclease-related domain-containing protein yields MCLRHGTVRRRPIGRMRRQQMKAGARGTVRQTCGSDDHGMAAPTPAMNRLADAGRAPVIPESESPRRRHPSVTGSRQIRPSSSSSCPQPIGARRRLCGGSALDEVGKLLPQGALVAPVVRWSHGADTATAAGGLVDELKVTAWKRYGHDRLYVSLPEGTAVGWMDRRTGEVKVLQAEYAEAITRALGQAVPQATSPVPGPRSGSSSPAIPPLRALAPENDLATNRPGEQLLGKVGPSELGPWGRFVAWLLRRKAAEDSWRTGLVGEQRVGRELERLQRQGWRVLHSIPLPRQVDIDHLLIGHGGVFTINTKRHPQKRVWVGDNAVKVNGGKPHPYPAKSRAEAERARKVLEKHCGFPVPVEGILVFVDVAELNVVPTLSKVRALQERAVSALGPLSGVLTVAQVEHVYSVARDRSVWLDA; encoded by the coding sequence ATGTGTTTGCGGCATGGCACCGTGCGAAGAAGGCCTATAGGGCGGATGCGCCGCCAGCAGATGAAGGCCGGGGCGCGGGGGACCGTGAGGCAAACATGCGGGAGTGACGATCACGGGATGGCAGCTCCCACCCCCGCCATGAACCGGCTGGCAGACGCAGGACGGGCCCCGGTCATCCCGGAATCGGAGAGCCCCCGCCGGCGGCATCCATCTGTGACGGGGAGCCGACAGATCAGACCGAGTTCATCCTCATCATGTCCTCAGCCCATTGGCGCGCGACGCCGCCTTTGCGGCGGAAGCGCCCTTGATGAAGTAGGGAAACTCTTACCGCAGGGCGCCCTTGTGGCCCCGGTCGTCCGCTGGTCCCATGGCGCTGACACCGCGACGGCGGCTGGGGGCCTGGTGGACGAGTTAAAAGTGACCGCGTGGAAGCGCTACGGGCATGACCGCCTGTACGTGAGCCTCCCGGAGGGGACCGCGGTCGGGTGGATGGACCGGAGGACCGGAGAGGTCAAGGTCCTGCAAGCCGAGTACGCGGAGGCGATCACGCGGGCACTCGGTCAAGCAGTTCCACAGGCCACCTCACCCGTGCCGGGGCCGCGGTCAGGCAGCTCCTCGCCCGCCATCCCACCGCTACGGGCGCTGGCGCCTGAGAACGATCTCGCTACGAACCGGCCGGGTGAACAACTCCTGGGGAAGGTCGGTCCGTCGGAGCTCGGTCCCTGGGGGCGCTTCGTCGCTTGGCTGCTGCGGCGCAAGGCCGCTGAGGATTCCTGGCGTACGGGCCTGGTCGGCGAGCAGCGGGTGGGGCGGGAGCTTGAACGGCTTCAGCGGCAGGGCTGGCGGGTGTTGCACTCGATACCCCTTCCGCGGCAGGTGGACATCGATCACCTGCTGATCGGGCACGGCGGGGTCTTCACGATCAACACGAAGCGGCATCCGCAGAAGCGGGTGTGGGTCGGGGACAATGCGGTGAAGGTCAACGGGGGCAAGCCGCACCCCTACCCCGCCAAGAGCCGGGCGGAGGCAGAACGGGCCCGGAAGGTGCTGGAGAAGCATTGCGGCTTCCCCGTCCCGGTCGAGGGCATCCTCGTCTTCGTCGACGTGGCCGAGCTGAACGTGGTGCCCACGCTGTCGAAGGTCAGGGCCCTCCAGGAGCGCGCGGTCTCGGCCCTGGGCCCCCTGTCCGGCGTGCTCACCGTGGCCCAGGTCGAACACGTCTACTCCGTGGCCCGGGACCGGAGTGTGTGGCTGGACGCGTGA
- a CDS encoding AraC family transcriptional regulator, translated as MRVIPHPAVTLVLELGDGPLIVDTATGRQQLTSLAAGLLHGALHVRGENVECVEVRLSPLVAYAVLGTSPADLEHVVVSLEDLWGRSAPRIREELIEARSWQDRFALTDALLARRGETGPSVDPQVAWCWDRIVGSRGRVRVEGLAAEVDWSRKRLWSRFRAQVGLPPKRAAKLVRFDHAVHRLAAGEGAAGIAAESGYADQSHLHRDVLEFTGVTPATAAREPGLAVDDIA; from the coding sequence ATGCGGGTGATCCCGCACCCGGCCGTCACGCTCGTTCTGGAGCTCGGTGACGGTCCGCTGATCGTGGATACCGCCACGGGCCGGCAGCAGCTGACAAGCCTTGCCGCCGGACTCCTGCACGGCGCTCTTCACGTGCGTGGAGAGAACGTCGAGTGTGTGGAGGTGCGCCTGTCCCCGCTGGTCGCGTATGCGGTGCTGGGCACCTCCCCGGCGGATCTGGAGCACGTGGTCGTCAGTCTCGAGGACCTGTGGGGCCGGAGCGCGCCACGGATCCGGGAGGAACTCATCGAAGCCCGATCATGGCAGGACCGTTTCGCCCTGACGGACGCCCTGCTCGCCCGTCGGGGAGAGACGGGGCCGTCCGTGGATCCCCAGGTGGCCTGGTGCTGGGACCGGATCGTCGGCAGCCGCGGCCGGGTCCGGGTCGAGGGACTGGCGGCCGAGGTCGACTGGAGCCGAAAACGCCTGTGGTCCAGGTTCCGGGCGCAGGTCGGCCTCCCACCCAAGCGCGCTGCGAAGCTGGTCCGCTTCGACCACGCCGTCCACCGCCTGGCGGCGGGCGAAGGCGCGGCCGGGATCGCGGCGGAGAGCGGCTACGCCGACCAGTCCCACCTGCATCGTGACGTCCTGGAGTTCACCGGGGTGACTCCGGCAACCGCGGCCCGCGAGCCAGGGCTTGCGGTGGACGACATCGCGTAG